One genomic window of Caballeronia sp. SBC1 includes the following:
- the prpR gene encoding propionate catabolism operon regulatory protein PrpR yields the protein MTPQISDSVERPRLWAMGISRLQDLFFDIAHEYGERADLRIVSRGFEDAVKEISAAGDARPDVVVAGGANGAFLKSRVAVPVVLISPTGFDVMHALARARRKAASVALVTHGDTPDEVRRFVAAYDIKVVFASYQSTEDAENCVLDLRDRGVGAVVGPGLVTDLAARAGMEAVFLYSRASVRSAFDTALEVAQATRSEALRRQRLDNLLQHMRDGVVALDAQGRVEAINRRLAEVLGIDAANAVGHSLLELAPDIAAALPDADGDALGSVRGVSYVVHRGPLATNGAAAGTVLTFQESRAVERLDRTLRSTQRTQQFTARYRLDDLVGECASMQRVRTLVQRYAKSNATLLILGESGTGKEMVAQSMHHLSPRRDFAFVAINCGAFPEALLESELFGYEEGAFTGARKGGKAGLIEVAHRGTLFLDEIGEMPLPLQSRLLRVLQEREVVRLGSTEPTRVDIRVIAATHRALTDGIEAGTFRADLYYRLNILNIALPPLRERPTDLMPLAVELLMQAAKREPQLRARIRNADVAVRVLAGIGDSMSSYAWPGNVRELQNVIERIAVELADADGTGASALTSEDLHSIAPELFEARSGARSGAREEALTLRERSRHIEADEVRAALASCNGDREAVCKALGISKTTLWRKLNGTASRK from the coding sequence ATGACGCCCCAAATCTCCGATTCCGTTGAACGCCCGCGCCTCTGGGCAATGGGAATAAGCCGGTTACAAGACCTGTTTTTCGACATCGCGCACGAGTACGGCGAACGCGCTGATTTGCGCATCGTCTCGCGTGGCTTCGAGGACGCGGTGAAGGAGATCAGCGCGGCGGGCGACGCGCGGCCTGATGTTGTCGTCGCGGGCGGCGCGAACGGGGCTTTTCTGAAGTCTCGGGTCGCCGTACCTGTCGTGCTGATCAGCCCGACAGGTTTCGACGTAATGCACGCGCTTGCACGAGCAAGGCGCAAAGCGGCGTCAGTCGCTCTTGTCACACATGGCGACACGCCCGACGAGGTTCGACGGTTCGTCGCCGCTTACGATATCAAGGTCGTATTTGCCTCGTATCAATCCACGGAGGATGCGGAAAATTGCGTGCTCGATCTTCGCGATCGGGGCGTGGGCGCTGTCGTTGGTCCCGGGCTGGTCACCGACCTGGCCGCGCGCGCCGGCATGGAGGCGGTGTTCCTTTATTCGCGCGCATCCGTGCGTTCAGCCTTCGACACAGCGCTGGAAGTCGCGCAGGCAACGCGCAGCGAAGCGCTGCGTCGTCAACGGCTCGACAACCTGTTGCAGCACATGCGCGACGGCGTTGTTGCGCTCGATGCTCAGGGCAGGGTCGAGGCGATCAACCGGCGCTTGGCGGAGGTGCTCGGCATTGATGCGGCTAATGCCGTCGGCCACTCGCTGCTGGAGCTCGCGCCCGATATCGCGGCAGCATTGCCGGACGCCGACGGCGATGCGCTCGGCTCGGTACGCGGTGTGAGCTATGTCGTGCATCGCGGCCCGCTCGCGACAAACGGGGCAGCTGCCGGAACGGTTCTGACGTTTCAGGAGTCGCGTGCCGTCGAGCGCCTTGACCGCACGCTGCGCTCGACGCAGCGGACCCAGCAATTCACCGCGCGCTACCGGCTCGACGATCTGGTCGGCGAATGTGCTTCCATGCAGCGGGTTCGCACGCTCGTTCAGCGCTACGCGAAATCGAACGCGACATTGCTGATCCTCGGCGAAAGCGGGACCGGCAAGGAGATGGTCGCGCAGAGCATGCATCACTTAAGCCCGCGGCGTGACTTCGCGTTTGTCGCGATCAACTGTGGTGCGTTTCCGGAAGCGTTGCTCGAAAGCGAATTGTTCGGCTATGAGGAGGGAGCGTTCACCGGTGCGCGCAAGGGGGGCAAGGCCGGGTTGATCGAGGTGGCGCATCGAGGCACGCTGTTTCTCGATGAAATTGGCGAGATGCCCTTGCCGCTGCAAAGCCGCCTGCTGCGTGTATTGCAGGAGCGCGAGGTCGTACGGCTCGGCTCGACGGAACCAACTCGCGTCGATATACGGGTGATTGCCGCGACGCATCGAGCGCTGACCGATGGCATCGAGGCGGGCACGTTTCGCGCGGATCTTTATTATCGGCTCAACATCCTGAATATCGCTTTACCGCCATTGCGCGAACGACCGACTGACCTAATGCCGCTCGCTGTCGAACTCTTGATGCAGGCAGCGAAGCGGGAGCCGCAGCTTCGTGCGCGGATCCGCAATGCGGATGTTGCTGTGCGCGTGCTCGCGGGTATTGGTGACTCGATGTCGAGCTATGCGTGGCCGGGCAACGTACGCGAGTTGCAAAATGTGATCGAACGGATTGCCGTTGAACTGGCCGATGCGGATGGCACCGGCGCAAGCGCGCTCACCAGTGAGGATCTGCACTCGATCGCACCAGAACTCTTCGAGGCACGTTCAGGCGCCCGTTCAGGCGCCCGCGAGGAAGCGCTGACGCTGCGCGAGCGCAGCCGCCACATTGAGGCCGACGAGGTCCGCGCGGCACTCGCTTCCTGTAACGGCGACCGCGAGGCAGTCTGCAAGGCGCTCGGAATCAGCAAGACGACGCTATGGAGAAAATTGAACGGGACTGCAAGTCGCAAGTAA
- a CDS encoding IlvD/Edd family dehydratase, translating to MNPSNSTHTNDTDDTATPRLRSRRWFDDPSNPGMTALYLERYMNYGITREELQSGKPIIGIAQTGSDLAPCNRHHLELASRVRDGIRDAGGIPLEFPVHPIQETGKRPTAALDRNLAYLGLVEILHGYPIDGVVLTTGCDKTTPACLMAAATVNIPAIVLSGGPMLDGWYHGKLAGSGTVIWDARKRLSAGEIDYPGFMDMVAASAPSVGHCNTMGTALSMNSLAEALGMSLPGCAAIPGPHRERGWMAYATGKRIVGMVAENLRPSDIMTKGAFENAVVAAAALGASSNCPIHMIAIARHMGVDHTLEDWQRLGPEVPLLVDCQPAGRFLGEAFHRAGGVPAVMKELFDAGRLNGAVRTVTGRTLGEDLATVPVPDREVIRAYANPLKESAGYVVLSGNLFDSAVMKVSVIDEAFRKRFLADPDHPDVFEGKVVVFEGPEDYHARIEDPETGVDERSILVIRNCGPVGFPGGAEVVNMQPPAALLKRGIDTLPTLGDGRQSGTSASPSILNVSPEAAVGGGIALLVSGDKIRIDLKTRKVDLMIPEAELAERRAAWKPAVLKNSTPWEQIYRSMVGQHGSGACLEPATLYLNIVETRGESRHNH from the coding sequence ATGAACCCATCCAACTCCACCCATACAAACGACACCGACGACACCGCAACACCGCGTCTGCGCAGCCGCCGCTGGTTCGACGATCCCTCCAACCCCGGCATGACCGCGCTCTATCTTGAGCGCTACATGAACTACGGCATCACGCGCGAAGAACTGCAGTCGGGCAAGCCGATCATCGGCATTGCGCAGACGGGGTCGGATCTCGCTCCCTGCAACCGCCATCATCTCGAGCTTGCGAGCCGCGTACGCGACGGCATCCGCGACGCAGGCGGCATTCCGCTAGAGTTCCCCGTTCACCCGATCCAGGAAACAGGCAAGCGCCCCACCGCCGCGCTCGATCGCAACCTCGCCTATCTCGGTCTCGTTGAAATCCTGCATGGCTATCCGATCGACGGCGTGGTCCTCACCACCGGCTGCGACAAGACCACGCCCGCGTGCCTGATGGCCGCCGCTACGGTCAACATTCCCGCCATCGTGCTGTCCGGCGGACCGATGCTCGACGGCTGGTATCACGGCAAGCTTGCCGGCTCCGGCACGGTGATCTGGGACGCTCGGAAACGCTTGTCCGCTGGCGAGATCGACTACCCCGGCTTCATGGACATGGTGGCTGCTTCCGCGCCCTCGGTCGGGCATTGCAACACGATGGGCACAGCGCTCTCCATGAACTCGCTTGCGGAAGCGCTCGGCATGTCGCTGCCCGGTTGCGCGGCGATTCCCGGGCCGCATCGCGAGCGTGGATGGATGGCGTATGCGACCGGCAAGCGTATCGTCGGCATGGTGGCGGAGAATCTGCGTCCATCGGACATCATGACCAAGGGCGCATTCGAGAACGCCGTGGTCGCGGCGGCCGCGCTGGGTGCTTCATCGAATTGTCCGATTCACATGATCGCCATCGCGCGCCACATGGGTGTCGATCACACGCTGGAAGACTGGCAGCGGCTGGGTCCCGAGGTCCCGTTACTGGTGGACTGCCAGCCGGCCGGACGTTTCCTTGGCGAAGCGTTTCATCGGGCAGGCGGTGTGCCCGCCGTGATGAAGGAACTGTTCGACGCAGGCAGGCTCAACGGCGCCGTACGCACGGTCACCGGCCGCACGTTGGGCGAAGACCTCGCCACCGTTCCCGTACCCGATCGCGAAGTGATTCGCGCGTATGCGAACCCGTTGAAAGAGTCGGCCGGATACGTCGTGCTCTCGGGCAACCTCTTCGACAGCGCCGTCATGAAGGTCAGCGTGATCGACGAGGCGTTCCGCAAGCGCTTCCTCGCCGACCCGGATCATCCCGATGTGTTCGAGGGCAAGGTCGTCGTGTTCGAAGGCCCGGAGGACTATCACGCGCGTATTGAAGACCCGGAAACCGGCGTCGACGAACGTTCGATTCTCGTGATCCGCAATTGCGGCCCGGTCGGCTTTCCGGGCGGCGCCGAAGTGGTCAACATGCAGCCGCCAGCGGCGCTGCTCAAGCGCGGTATCGACACCTTGCCAACGCTCGGCGACGGCCGTCAGAGCGGCACGTCGGCGAGCCCGTCCATTCTCAACGTATCACCGGAAGCGGCCGTTGGCGGCGGGATTGCGTTGCTCGTATCGGGCGACAAGATCCGCATTGACCTGAAGACGCGCAAGGTCGACCTGATGATCCCGGAAGCTGAACTCGCCGAACGCCGCGCGGCCTGGAAGCCGGCTGTACTGAAGAACTCGACACCGTGGGAACAGATCTACCGGAGCATGGTCGGCCAGCACGGCAGCGGCGCATGCCTGGAACCGGCGACGCTGTATCTGAACATCGTCGAGACGCGCGGCGAATCGCGCCACAACCACTAA
- a CDS encoding aldo/keto reductase: MIESSDFRSKKIVLSHGGGRMPALGFGTLIPDAATTISATRDALEAGYRHFDCAERYRNEREVGEALRTGLAAEGIAREDIFVTTKLWNSNHRPERVEPAFEASLERLGLDYLDLYLIHTPFAFQPGDEQDPRNENGDVIYDKGVTLLDTWRAMEALVDHGRCRAIGLSDIGLNELRPLYESARIKPAAVQVEAHPYLPETELLEFCQEKGIVFLAFAPLGHGIRPGPLEDPVISQIAARIGKAPAQVLLAWAIQRGGALLTTPKTAARARENFDISALPADAFDEINRIETRQRFNEVVKTGSPGFIPPSTQ, encoded by the coding sequence ATGATTGAGTCTTCCGATTTCCGGAGCAAAAAGATAGTGCTTAGTCACGGAGGCGGCCGTATGCCCGCGCTCGGATTTGGCACGCTCATTCCTGATGCAGCTACAACTATCAGCGCCACCAGAGACGCGCTGGAAGCCGGCTATCGACACTTCGATTGTGCCGAGCGATATCGAAACGAGCGCGAGGTGGGCGAAGCTCTGCGGACAGGGCTTGCTGCCGAAGGGATCGCGCGCGAAGACATCTTCGTGACCACAAAATTGTGGAACTCCAATCATCGGCCCGAGCGTGTGGAACCGGCTTTCGAGGCGAGTCTTGAAAGGCTTGGGCTCGACTATCTTGATCTCTATCTGATACACACGCCGTTTGCATTTCAACCAGGAGACGAGCAGGATCCGCGCAATGAAAATGGCGATGTCATCTACGATAAAGGCGTGACTCTGCTAGACACGTGGAGGGCGATGGAAGCTCTCGTCGACCATGGAAGATGCCGGGCCATCGGACTGTCTGACATCGGCTTGAACGAGTTGCGGCCTCTCTATGAATCGGCACGAATCAAGCCGGCGGCGGTGCAGGTCGAGGCACATCCGTATCTTCCAGAAACGGAACTTCTCGAGTTCTGCCAGGAGAAAGGGATAGTGTTTTTGGCCTTTGCGCCATTGGGTCACGGAATCAGGCCGGGGCCGCTTGAGGATCCAGTCATCTCGCAGATTGCCGCGCGAATTGGAAAGGCGCCAGCACAGGTATTGCTTGCGTGGGCGATCCAGCGTGGCGGGGCTTTGCTCACCACCCCCAAAACTGCGGCGCGAGCGCGTGAGAATTTCGATATCTCCGCACTTCCGGCAGATGCGTTCGACGAGATCAACCGGATTGAAACGAGGCAGAGGTTCAACGAAGTCGTCAAGACGGGCAGCCCCGGGTTCATTCCGCCAAGTACGCAATAG
- a CDS encoding LacI family DNA-binding transcriptional regulator, which yields MADVARVAGVSKMTVSRVLADRDVSVAMRERVLAVIEQLGYVPDASAGTLSSGRSPFIVALVPSMSSSNFSDTVHSLNAAVTAHGLQLLLGDTDYDPKQEEQLLRVMLAHRPEGVMLTGSFHTVATRAMLKRSNVPVVETWDVPRTPIQQAVGFSNVDAACEMMRHLHERGYRRIAFIGGATKLDRRGLDRQMGYRQGLRLFELGEPRVIEHGGSPVTMSHGGEAFSHLLDAWPDTDAVMCVSDMSAFGALMECHRRGISVPRQMAVAGFGDFEVSRYCYPSISTVAVDPHAIGRIAGEMLLAAAAARKSGLEGLSEKRRVEFQVVVREST from the coding sequence ATGGCGGACGTCGCGCGCGTGGCCGGTGTGTCGAAAATGACCGTGTCGCGCGTGCTGGCCGACCGCGATGTATCCGTAGCCATGCGCGAGCGCGTGCTCGCGGTGATCGAACAATTGGGGTATGTGCCGGACGCATCGGCGGGAACGCTGTCGTCCGGGCGCTCGCCGTTCATCGTGGCGCTGGTGCCGTCCATGTCGAGTTCGAATTTCTCAGACACTGTCCATAGCTTGAACGCGGCGGTGACGGCGCATGGCCTGCAACTTCTGCTCGGCGATACCGACTACGACCCGAAGCAGGAAGAACAGCTTCTGCGTGTGATGCTTGCACATCGGCCGGAAGGCGTGATGTTGACCGGCTCGTTTCATACCGTTGCCACGCGGGCGATGCTTAAGCGTTCGAATGTCCCGGTCGTCGAAACATGGGACGTACCACGCACTCCGATCCAGCAGGCGGTGGGGTTTTCCAACGTCGATGCCGCTTGCGAAATGATGCGCCATCTTCATGAGCGCGGGTATCGGCGGATCGCGTTTATCGGCGGCGCGACCAAGCTTGACCGTCGTGGGTTGGACCGGCAAATGGGCTATCGCCAAGGCTTGCGATTGTTCGAGCTGGGTGAGCCGCGAGTGATTGAGCATGGCGGTTCACCCGTGACCATGAGCCATGGCGGCGAGGCGTTTTCGCACTTGCTCGATGCATGGCCGGATACCGACGCCGTGATGTGCGTGAGCGATATGTCGGCGTTCGGCGCGCTGATGGAGTGTCATCGGCGGGGGATTTCGGTGCCCAGGCAAATGGCTGTCGCCGGGTTCGGGGACTTTGAAGTGTCGCGGTATTGCTATCCGAGCATCTCGACGGTGGCGGTCGATCCGCATGCGATCGGCCGGATTGCCGGCGAGATGTTATTGGCGGCGGCCGCGGCTCGTAAGAGCGGGTTGGAAGGGCTTTCGGAGAAGCGGCGAGTAGAGTTTCAGGTGGTTGTGAGGGAGAGCACCTGA
- a CDS encoding FAD/NAD(P)-binding protein — protein MNTPDHIPLNIVVIGGGFTGVAFVIHAIRACPTGVDLDFTIVEPSAELGRGIAYGTSDPLHRINVPSDRMSLFAGDSTHATRWLQAHDAIDSGSSDGQGSYYVSRARYGEYVAATLNSVVAEAASHVRVRHRRATATGVRKTDSGDSGYTVTLDDGSHLDAHRVALCFGHTPSQPPGVIDEQALHDPRLITQPWASDALRAIQKDASVLLVGTGLTMADVAVTLIQRGHTGRIMAISRRGLRAQPHGIFSDAADFLDNAAPPASARALVRKLRQRIARDGARIGWQPAADALRFDLPRIWNALPPREQGRVVKRLLAFWDVHRFRIAPQIHTAIEQAIESGQMSVTTAGIAGIRRVSEHFSVSLRRAGGTHEEHAFDAVVFCTGPARDIDRNPLVKSLLEGGLARLDAVRIGLDTDLRSQLRNADGEVSTGLLAFGPMTRGSFGEMTGAPDIARHLERVLKDGSLLADTSR, from the coding sequence TTGAACACTCCCGACCACATCCCGTTGAACATCGTCGTGATCGGTGGCGGCTTCACCGGCGTCGCATTCGTAATTCATGCCATTCGTGCGTGCCCGACTGGCGTCGATCTCGACTTCACTATTGTGGAACCGTCGGCGGAACTCGGCCGGGGTATCGCCTATGGAACGTCGGACCCGCTGCACAGGATCAACGTACCGAGCGACCGGATGAGCCTGTTCGCCGGCGACTCCACCCATGCCACACGCTGGCTCCAGGCGCATGACGCAATCGATTCCGGCAGCAGCGACGGCCAGGGCAGCTACTACGTGTCGCGTGCACGATACGGAGAGTATGTCGCCGCGACGTTGAACAGCGTCGTGGCCGAGGCCGCCTCGCATGTGCGCGTGAGGCATCGGCGAGCAACCGCCACTGGGGTTCGAAAGACCGATTCAGGTGATTCAGGTTATACGGTCACGCTCGACGACGGTTCGCATCTGGATGCACATCGCGTTGCGCTATGTTTCGGTCATACACCTTCGCAACCACCTGGGGTCATCGACGAGCAGGCGTTACATGATCCGCGACTGATCACGCAGCCGTGGGCATCAGACGCGTTGCGCGCGATTCAAAAAGATGCGTCCGTGCTGCTGGTGGGCACTGGCCTGACGATGGCGGACGTGGCTGTCACGCTGATCCAGCGCGGGCATACCGGACGCATCATGGCGATTTCTCGACGGGGTTTGCGCGCCCAGCCGCATGGAATTTTCTCCGATGCCGCCGATTTCCTCGACAACGCCGCGCCGCCCGCGAGCGCCCGTGCACTCGTGCGCAAGCTCAGGCAGAGGATCGCGCGCGACGGGGCTCGCATTGGCTGGCAACCCGCCGCCGACGCCCTGCGTTTCGATCTCCCCCGGATCTGGAACGCGTTGCCGCCACGCGAACAAGGTCGAGTGGTGAAGAGGCTGCTGGCGTTCTGGGACGTGCATCGTTTTCGGATCGCGCCGCAAATTCATACTGCTATAGAGCAAGCCATCGAGAGTGGTCAGATGAGCGTCACCACGGCGGGTATTGCAGGCATCCGTCGCGTGTCGGAGCACTTCAGCGTCAGCCTGCGACGTGCGGGCGGCACGCATGAAGAGCACGCTTTCGACGCAGTGGTTTTCTGCACGGGACCAGCACGCGATATCGACCGGAATCCGCTCGTGAAGTCGCTTCTGGAGGGCGGGCTCGCGCGGCTGGATGCGGTGCGGATCGGACTCGACACCGACCTTCGGAGCCAGCTCAGGAATGCGGACGGCGAGGTGTCGACGGGCTTGCTGGCCTTTGGCCCGATGACACGCGGAAGCTTCGGCGAAATGACCGGCGCACCCGACATCGCACGTCATCTCGAACGTGTGCTCAAGGATGGCAGCCTGCTCGCGGACACATCGCGTTGA
- a CDS encoding fumarylacetoacetate hydrolase family protein: MPHAYLPSDLDDALLIGRVWRPTPIDGPSVVVVRRGEVIDITSTVATTADLFDRDDAVEIARHAPGESLGSVEALISASLDSSAHVMHLLAPCDVQAIKACGVTFAVSLLERVIEEHAGGDASKAQETRSMINELIGADLSKIKPGCEAAEKLKAELERRGAWSQYMEVGIGPDAEVFSKSQPMSSVGFGADVGLYPTSKWNNPEPEIVLAVNSAGTIVGAALGNDVNLRDIEGRSALLLGRAKDNNGSCSIGPFVRLFDGTFTLDTVREASVSLRIEGADDGFVLDGISHMREISRDPADLVAQTHGAHHQYPDGFMLFLGTMFSPIKDRDTPGGGFTHHLGDVVTISTPSLGAIVNTVRLSTEIAPWTFGVRALYSNLAARGMLDSTRAS; the protein is encoded by the coding sequence ATGCCTCACGCTTACCTCCCCTCCGACCTTGACGACGCGCTGCTGATCGGCCGCGTCTGGCGTCCCACGCCTATAGACGGGCCGTCGGTGGTCGTCGTTCGGCGCGGCGAAGTCATCGACATCACATCAACGGTCGCCACCACCGCCGATCTTTTCGATCGCGACGATGCCGTAGAGATCGCGCGCCATGCACCAGGCGAGTCGCTTGGATCCGTGGAGGCGCTGATCAGCGCGTCGCTCGATTCATCCGCCCATGTAATGCATTTGCTCGCGCCGTGTGACGTGCAAGCGATCAAGGCGTGCGGCGTGACGTTCGCGGTAAGCCTGCTCGAACGCGTGATCGAAGAACACGCGGGCGGAGACGCAAGCAAGGCGCAGGAAACGCGCTCGATGATCAACGAGTTGATCGGTGCGGATTTATCGAAGATAAAACCCGGTTGCGAAGCGGCGGAAAAATTGAAAGCCGAACTCGAGCGGCGCGGCGCGTGGTCGCAATACATGGAAGTCGGAATTGGTCCGGATGCCGAAGTATTTTCGAAATCGCAACCTATGTCATCGGTTGGATTCGGTGCGGACGTGGGTTTGTATCCGACTTCGAAGTGGAACAACCCCGAACCGGAAATCGTGCTGGCCGTGAACAGCGCGGGCACGATCGTGGGTGCGGCGCTCGGCAACGACGTCAACCTGCGCGATATTGAAGGCCGCTCCGCTTTGCTGCTCGGCCGAGCGAAAGACAACAACGGCTCATGCTCGATCGGTCCGTTCGTGCGGCTGTTTGACGGAACGTTCACGCTCGACACCGTGCGCGAGGCGAGCGTGTCCCTGCGCATTGAAGGCGCGGACGATGGATTTGTGCTGGACGGCATCAGCCACATGCGCGAGATCAGCCGCGATCCGGCCGACCTGGTTGCGCAGACGCATGGCGCGCATCATCAGTATCCGGACGGCTTCATGTTGTTTCTCGGCACCATGTTCTCGCCGATCAAGGATCGCGACACGCCCGGTGGCGGTTTCACGCATCATCTGGGCGACGTGGTGACAATCTCTACGCCGTCGCTGGGCGCGATCGTGAACACCGTGCGTTTATCGACGGAAATTGCGCCCTGGACGTTCGGGGTACGTGCGCTTTATAGCAACCTGGCGGCGCGCGGCATGCTGGACAGCACACGCGCTTCCTAA
- a CDS encoding LLM class flavin-dependent oxidoreductase: protein MSKKKILLNAFNMNCVGHINHGLWTHPRDQSQDYRKLSYWTDLAKLLERGLFDGLFIADIVGTYDVYQASVDLTLKESIQLPVNDPLMLVSAMAAVTQHLGFGVTVNLTYEAPYLLARRFSTLDHLTEGRIGWNIVTGYLDSAARAMGLTGQIAHDERYDRADEYLDITYKLWEGSWEDDAVVRDRSARVFADPQKIHKVNHHGRYYDVEGYHLSEPSPQRTPVLFQAGSSGRGQAFAIRHAECVFVSSQSKEGTRKLVDALRKQAAEAGRDPASLKVFMGVTVVVGRTTAEAEEKFAEYASYANAEAGLAHFAAGSGIDYSKNGLDDELEPPGGHKSRGIESSVQRVTDGQSGWTVRRLLDQLKLGGRFTTIVGDPVQVADALESWMDETGIDGFNLTRTVTPESYEDFIDLVIPELQARGVYKTGYADGTLREKLFNRGARLPDEHTGASFRQVHAK, encoded by the coding sequence ATGAGCAAGAAAAAGATCCTCCTGAACGCGTTCAATATGAACTGTGTCGGCCATATCAATCATGGTCTATGGACGCATCCGCGTGACCAGTCGCAAGATTACCGAAAGCTTTCATACTGGACAGATCTTGCAAAATTACTTGAACGCGGGCTGTTCGATGGACTTTTTATCGCAGATATCGTGGGAACGTATGACGTTTATCAGGCGTCGGTCGACCTGACGCTGAAGGAATCCATACAGTTACCAGTCAACGATCCCCTGATGCTGGTTTCAGCCATGGCGGCCGTCACGCAACATCTTGGGTTCGGCGTGACCGTGAACCTGACTTACGAAGCGCCCTATCTTCTGGCACGGCGTTTCTCCACACTCGACCATCTGACCGAGGGCCGGATCGGCTGGAATATCGTGACCGGCTACCTCGACAGCGCCGCGCGCGCGATGGGTCTCACCGGGCAGATTGCCCACGACGAACGCTACGACCGCGCCGACGAATACCTCGACATCACCTACAAGCTTTGGGAAGGCAGTTGGGAAGACGACGCCGTTGTGCGCGACCGCAGCGCGCGCGTGTTCGCGGATCCGCAGAAGATCCACAAGGTCAACCATCACGGCCGCTATTACGATGTAGAGGGTTACCACTTGTCCGAACCCTCGCCGCAACGTACGCCTGTGTTGTTCCAGGCGGGTTCGTCGGGACGGGGGCAGGCATTTGCGATCCGTCATGCAGAGTGCGTATTCGTATCGAGCCAGAGCAAGGAAGGTACGCGCAAACTCGTCGATGCATTGCGCAAGCAAGCGGCCGAGGCAGGCCGGGATCCTGCCAGTCTCAAGGTGTTCATGGGCGTCACCGTCGTGGTGGGCCGCACCACGGCCGAAGCCGAGGAGAAGTTCGCCGAGTACGCCAGTTATGCGAATGCCGAAGCGGGGTTGGCGCACTTTGCGGCGGGCAGTGGTATCGATTATTCGAAGAACGGTCTGGATGACGAACTCGAACCGCCGGGCGGTCACAAGAGCCGCGGCATAGAGTCGTCGGTGCAGCGCGTGACAGATGGGCAATCCGGTTGGACCGTGCGGCGCCTGCTCGATCAGTTGAAACTCGGCGGCCGGTTTACCACTATTGTCGGCGATCCGGTGCAAGTGGCTGACGCGCTGGAATCGTGGATGGATGAAACGGGTATCGACGGCTTTAATCTGACGCGTACCGTGACGCCCGAAAGTTACGAGGACTTCATCGACCTGGTGATTCCCGAGTTGCAGGCGCGCGGTGTTTACAAGACTGGTTACGCCGACGGAACCCTGCGCGAGAAGTTGTTCAACCGCGGCGCGAGGTTGCCCGACGAGCATACGGGCGCGTCGTTTCGTCAAGTTCATGCGAAGTAA
- a CDS encoding protein-L-isoaspartate O-methyltransferase has product MRKEKANIAEVRKRYARLMAAASKSDDPRLERVFELVSREAFLPPGPWKILVDYEYFETPSADPAYLYQNALIALDATKGINNGEPFLHAAWLGSAAPQQGNVVCHIGAGLGYYTAILSVLTLPGGRVEAFEIEPGLAEKARKNLQAFEGVTVTQGDATKLPLPASDLIYVNAGVLAPPRSWLQALRPHGRLIFPWRPSDAVGLTLLITRTDAGFEAKPLMSSWFIPCVGGASTADTFVRPPDAHAARSVRSAWLTSDRVPDKTAVVAYEHVWFSSSALG; this is encoded by the coding sequence ATGCGCAAGGAAAAGGCGAACATCGCAGAAGTCAGGAAGCGCTACGCCAGGCTCATGGCTGCCGCGAGCAAGTCCGACGATCCGAGGCTTGAGCGCGTGTTCGAACTCGTGTCCCGCGAGGCGTTCCTGCCGCCGGGCCCGTGGAAGATCCTGGTGGACTACGAGTACTTCGAGACCCCCAGCGCCGACCCTGCCTATCTTTACCAGAACGCCCTGATTGCGCTCGATGCCACTAAGGGAATCAATAACGGCGAGCCGTTTCTTCACGCCGCGTGGCTAGGCTCGGCCGCGCCGCAACAGGGCAACGTGGTGTGTCATATCGGTGCGGGTTTGGGTTATTACACCGCTATTCTTTCCGTGCTCACGCTCCCTGGCGGTCGGGTGGAGGCGTTTGAAATCGAACCGGGTCTGGCTGAGAAGGCGCGCAAGAACCTGCAAGCGTTCGAGGGCGTAACCGTCACGCAAGGCGACGCGACCAAGCTGCCTTTGCCCGCGTCGGATCTGATTTATGTGAACGCTGGCGTCCTGGCGCCGCCGCGCTCCTGGCTTCAGGCGCTGCGTCCGCATGGCCGCTTGATTTTTCCGTGGCGCCCGTCCGATGCAGTCGGACTGACCCTGTTGATCACACGAACCGACGCGGGCTTTGAAGCGAAACCGCTCATGAGCTCGTGGTTCATTCCTTGCGTTGGCGGGGCGTCGACTGCGGATACATTTGTGAGGCCGCCCGACGCCCACGCGGCACGGTCCGTCAGGTCAGCGTGGCTGACGTCAGATCGTGTACCCGACAAGACCGCGGTGGTTGCTTACGAACATGTCTGGTTTTCTTCGTCGGCGTTGGGTTGA
- a CDS encoding HU family DNA-binding protein yields MNKQELVDAVASATGTSKAAAAEAIDAFISTVTQAVVSGDSVQFVGFGTFSTGARAARTGRNPKTGDTIQIAAAKTVKFTAGKAFKDLVNQ; encoded by the coding sequence ATGAACAAGCAAGAACTCGTTGACGCCGTGGCGTCCGCCACCGGCACGAGCAAAGCCGCAGCCGCGGAAGCTATCGATGCATTTATCTCTACTGTCACGCAAGCCGTTGTCAGCGGCGACAGCGTTCAGTTCGTCGGTTTCGGCACCTTCAGCACCGGTGCACGTGCCGCGCGTACGGGCCGCAATCCGAAGACCGGCGACACCATCCAGATCGCTGCTGCAAAGACGGTCAAGTTCACCGCCGGTAAAGCGTTCAAAGATCTCGTCAATCAGTAA